In Rattus norvegicus strain BN/NHsdMcwi chromosome 1, GRCr8, whole genome shotgun sequence, a genomic segment contains:
- the Olr35 gene encoding olfactory receptor Olr35 isoform X1, whose product MCELQYAIENLVPAKPCAGTLDVPATHDPDLRFCSTMETTTCNGSVDGSTVFYLVGIPSLPEPFYLPVFFLFLLFYLLILMGNTLILVAVVAEPSLHKPMYFFLINLSALDILFTTTTVPKMLSLLLLGDRFLSFPSCLLQMYLFQSFTCSEAFILVVMAYDRYVAICRPLHYPVHMTPQTNTALAASAWITALLLPVPAVVKTSQMVYNDVAYIYHCFCDHLALVQSSCSDTTPQTLMGFCIAMVVSFLPLLLVLLSYVRILISVLRINSKEGRSKAFSTCSSHLLVVGTYYSSIAIAYVAYRADLPLDFHIMGNVVYSILTPILNPLIYTLRNKDVKAAITKIVYLKSVM is encoded by the exons ATGTGTGAACTGCAATACGCTATCGAGAACCTTGTCCCTGCAAAGCCGTGTGCTGGAACTCTAG ATGTTCCAGCCACCCATGACCCAGACCTCAGGTTCTGTTCTACTATGGAGACTACAACCTGCAATGGGTCAGTAGATGGCTCTACTGTCTTCTACCTGGTGGGCATTCCCTCCCTGCCAGAGCCCTTCTACctccctgtcttctttcttttccttctgttctacCTTCTCATCCTCATGGGGAACACCCTGATCCTGGTGGCTGTGGTGGCCGAGCCCAGCCTCCACAAGCCCATGTACTTTTTCCTAATCAACCTCTCAGCTCTAGACATcctcttcaccaccaccactgtccCGAAGATGCTGTCCCTACTCCTGCTGGGAGACCGCTTCCTCAGCTTCCCTTCCTGCTTATTGCAGATGTATCTATTCCAGAGCTTTACATGCTCAGAAGCTTTCATCCTGGTGgtcatggcctatgaccgctatgtggctatCTGCCGCCCTCTGCACTACCCCGTCCACATGACCCCACAGACAAACACTGCACTGGCAGCCAGTGCCTGGATCACCGCCCTCCTCCTGCCTGTTCCAGCAGTAGTAAAGACCTCTCAGATGGTATATAATGACGTCGCCTACATCTACCACTGCTTCTGTGACCACCTGGCTCTGGTCCAGTCCTCTTGTTCTGACACCACTCCCCAGACACTCATGGGCTTCTGCATTGCCATGGTGgtgtccttcctccccctcctcctggtgCTCCTCTCCTATGTGCGAATCCTGATCTCAGTGCTTCGGATCAACTCCAAGGAAGGGCGTTCCAAAGCCTTCTCCACCTGCAGCTCCCACCTCCTGGTGGTGGGCACCTACTACTCATCCATTGCCATAGCCTATGTGGCCTACAGGGCTGATCTGCCTCTGGACTTCCACATCATGGGGAATGTGGTCTATTCGATTCTCACACCAATCCTCAACCCTCTTATCTATACTTTGAGGAACAAAGATGTCAAAGCGGCCATTACCAAAATTGTTTATCTCAAAAGTGTGATGTGA
- the Olr35 gene encoding olfactory receptor Olr35, with translation METTTCNGSVDGSTVFYLVGIPSLPEPFYLPVFFLFLLFYLLILMGNTLILVAVVAEPSLHKPMYFFLINLSALDILFTTTTVPKMLSLLLLGDRFLSFPSCLLQMYLFQSFTCSEAFILVVMAYDRYVAICRPLHYPVHMTPQTNTALAASAWITALLLPVPAVVKTSQMVYNDVAYIYHCFCDHLALVQSSCSDTTPQTLMGFCIAMVVSFLPLLLVLLSYVRILISVLRINSKEGRSKAFSTCSSHLLVVGTYYSSIAIAYVAYRADLPLDFHIMGNVVYSILTPILNPLIYTLRNKDVKAAITKIVYLKSVM, from the coding sequence ATGGAGACTACAACCTGCAATGGGTCAGTAGATGGCTCTACTGTCTTCTACCTGGTGGGCATTCCCTCCCTGCCAGAGCCCTTCTACctccctgtcttctttcttttccttctgttctacCTTCTCATCCTCATGGGGAACACCCTGATCCTGGTGGCTGTGGTGGCCGAGCCCAGCCTCCACAAGCCCATGTACTTTTTCCTAATCAACCTCTCAGCTCTAGACATcctcttcaccaccaccactgtccCGAAGATGCTGTCCCTACTCCTGCTGGGAGACCGCTTCCTCAGCTTCCCTTCCTGCTTATTGCAGATGTATCTATTCCAGAGCTTTACATGCTCAGAAGCTTTCATCCTGGTGgtcatggcctatgaccgctatgtggctatCTGCCGCCCTCTGCACTACCCCGTCCACATGACCCCACAGACAAACACTGCACTGGCAGCCAGTGCCTGGATCACCGCCCTCCTCCTGCCTGTTCCAGCAGTAGTAAAGACCTCTCAGATGGTATATAATGACGTCGCCTACATCTACCACTGCTTCTGTGACCACCTGGCTCTGGTCCAGTCCTCTTGTTCTGACACCACTCCCCAGACACTCATGGGCTTCTGCATTGCCATGGTGgtgtccttcctccccctcctcctggtgCTCCTCTCCTATGTGCGAATCCTGATCTCAGTGCTTCGGATCAACTCCAAGGAAGGGCGTTCCAAAGCCTTCTCCACCTGCAGCTCCCACCTCCTGGTGGTGGGCACCTACTACTCATCCATTGCCATAGCCTATGTGGCCTACAGGGCTGATCTGCCTCTGGACTTCCACATCATGGGGAATGTGGTCTATTCGATTCTCACACCAATCCTCAACCCTCTTATCTATACTTTGAGGAACAAAGATGTCAAAGCGGCCATTACCAAAATTGTTTATCTCAAAAGTGTGATGTGA
- the Olr36 gene encoding olfactory receptor Olr36 has product MENIACNGSGDSQTSFYLIGIPSLQKSLFLPVFFIFLLLYLLILVGNTLILVAVVAEPSLHKPMYFFLINLSALDIFSTTTTVPKLLALFLLEDHFLSFPACFLQMYLFHGFNCSEAFILVVMAYDRYVAICCPLHYPVHMTPQTNTALAASAWITALLLPIPAVVQTSHMAFDNIAYIYHCFCDHLAVVQASCSDTSPQTLMGFCIAMVVSFLPLILVLLSYVRILISVLRINSKEGRSKAFSTCSSHLLVVGTYYSSIAIAYVAYRADLALDFHIVGNVVFAILTPVLNPIIYTLRNKDVKAAITKIIYIKIQAVIGILTFKSS; this is encoded by the coding sequence ATGGAGAACATAGCCTGTAATGGGTCAGGGGACTCTCAGACCAGCTTCTACCTTATAGGCATCCCCTCTCTGCAAAAAtccctcttccttcctgtcttcttcatctttctcctcctctacctGCTCATCCTGGTGGGGAACACCCTGATCCTGGTGGCTGTGGTGGCCGAGCCCAGCCTCCACAagcccatgtacttcttcctaaTCAACCTCTCAGCTCTAGACATCTTCTCAACTACAACCACTGTCCCCAAGTTGCTGGCTCTGTTCTTGCTGGAAGACCACTTCCTCAGTTTCCCAGCATGCTTCCTGCAGATGTATCTGTTCCATGGTTTCAACTGCTCAGAAGCTTTCATCCTGGTGgtcatggcctatgaccgctatgtggctatCTGCTGCCCTCTGCACTACCCCGTCCACATGACCCCACAGACAAACACTGCACTGGCAGCCAGTGCCTGGATCACCGCCCTCCTCCTGCCCATCCCAGCAGTGGTACAGACTTCCCACATGGCATTTGACAACATCGCCTACATCTACCACTGCTTCTGTGACCACCTGGCCGTGGTCCAGGCTTCCTGCTCAGACACCAGTCCCCAGACGCTCATGGGCTTCTGCATTGCCATGGTGGTGTCCTTCCTCCCCCTCATCCTGGTGCTCCTCTCCTATGTGCGAATCCTGATCTCAGTGCTTCGGATCAACTCCAAGGAAGGGCGTTCCAAAGCCTTCTCCACCTGCAGCTCCCACCTCCTGGTGGTGGGCACCTACTACTCATCCATTGCCATAGCCTATGTGGCCTACAGGGCTGACCTGGCCCTGGACTTCCACATTGTGGGCAATGTGGTGTTTGCCATTCTCACACCTGTTCTCAACCCTATCATCTACACCCTGAGGAACAAAGATGTCAAGGCAGCCATCACTAAAATCATATATATCAAGATTCAGGCTGTGATAGGGATATTAACCTTTAAATCAAGTTAG
- the Olr35 gene encoding olfactory receptor Olr35 isoform X2, with translation MYLFQSFTCSEAFILVVMAYDRYVAICRPLHYPVHMTPQTNTALAASAWITALLLPVPAVVKTSQMVYNDVAYIYHCFCDHLALVQSSCSDTTPQTLMGFCIAMVVSFLPLLLVLLSYVRILISVLRINSKEGRSKAFSTCSSHLLVVGTYYSSIAIAYVAYRADLPLDFHIMGNVVYSILTPILNPLIYTLRNKDVKAAITKIVYLKSVM, from the coding sequence ATGTATCTATTCCAGAGCTTTACATGCTCAGAAGCTTTCATCCTGGTGgtcatggcctatgaccgctatgtggctatCTGCCGCCCTCTGCACTACCCCGTCCACATGACCCCACAGACAAACACTGCACTGGCAGCCAGTGCCTGGATCACCGCCCTCCTCCTGCCTGTTCCAGCAGTAGTAAAGACCTCTCAGATGGTATATAATGACGTCGCCTACATCTACCACTGCTTCTGTGACCACCTGGCTCTGGTCCAGTCCTCTTGTTCTGACACCACTCCCCAGACACTCATGGGCTTCTGCATTGCCATGGTGgtgtccttcctccccctcctcctggtgCTCCTCTCCTATGTGCGAATCCTGATCTCAGTGCTTCGGATCAACTCCAAGGAAGGGCGTTCCAAAGCCTTCTCCACCTGCAGCTCCCACCTCCTGGTGGTGGGCACCTACTACTCATCCATTGCCATAGCCTATGTGGCCTACAGGGCTGATCTGCCTCTGGACTTCCACATCATGGGGAATGTGGTCTATTCGATTCTCACACCAATCCTCAACCCTCTTATCTATACTTTGAGGAACAAAGATGTCAAAGCGGCCATTACCAAAATTGTTTATCTCAAAAGTGTGATGTGA